The DNA segment AAGAGCCTGCTCTGCTTTTTCTTTACGAGTACGGGCATCAATCTTTTGTATTTCTAAGCCATACTCCACATTTTGCAGAACCGTACGGTGAGGAAAAAGAGCAAACTTCTGAAAAACCATGCTGATGCTCTTCTGCCTTACTTTTCGCAGCTGGGCTTTGTTCATTTTCATCAAGTCCTGGCCGTTAATGAGAATTTGACCTGCGGTCGGCTCGATTAGTCGGTTCAACATCCGGACAAGGGTCGATTTGCCGCTTCCCGACAATCCCATGATCACAAAAATTTCCCCTTGACGGATGTCTAGGCTGACACGATTCACGCCAACGGTTATACCTCGATCAGCCAACTGCTCCTTCGTTTGTCCCTGATTGAGCAGTTGAAGCCCCTGTTCCGTATTGGATCCAAACAGCTTAGTGACTTGCTTCACTTCTAAAATGGGGTCCTCCAAACTATCCACTCCTTTATATATGAATTTCTAAAAACTGCACGGGCCTGCAGTCTCACATGGTACTTAGTTTAACAAAAAAGAGGGAATCTAAACAAACGTTAATACGGTTCGTATAGAACGTACAGAAAAAACTGTACGGAACGAATGATACATATACTCCCTCATCCTTACAAATGCTCGATTAGTCGCTGCTTTACTTTTATCCGGCCTTTTTTTAAGATATAGGAAGTATCATGATAGGAGGTTGCAAGCATGGGCTTGGACCAGCTAACACCAGAGCAGCAGGCAGATGTGATGAGAGTACGCAAGCGCGTCATTGAAGCCATTGGTAGGAATATGGATCTATATGGAATTTCTTTATCAACAGGTCATCTTTACGGTCTGCTTTTTTTTGCGAATAAACCGATGACTTTGGATGAAATGGGTCTGGAGATGAAAATGAGTAAGACAAGCATGAGTACGGGCGTACGAACTTTGCTTGATCTTAAAATGGTTAACAAAGTGTGGGAGAAGGGCTCCCGTAAAGATTTATATGAGGTAGAGTATGACTGGTACCAGACGTTTACGGATTATTTCGCAATCAAGTGGAGAAAAGCGGTAGAGTCCAACATTCTCATTCTTCGCAGGTCGATTGAAGAGATGAATAAGTGGCTTGCTACGGAAACAGAAGGAGCTATAACGGCTGTTTTGCAGGAAGATTGTCGGAAAATGGGCGAGGCCGTGAAATACTATAAATGGCTTGACCGTTTAATTGATGCGATGGAAAGCGGCGAAATATACCAGCTTGTTCCGAAAGAGTAGTTATTCGTTAAGTCTCGTGTTATTTGCAAAAAACGCCTAACCTAGTATCGGCTCAAACAAACCGATCAGGGCAGGCGTTTTTTGTGTTACATCAATATACACCGATATCATCCAGCATAATCTTGCCTGGCTTCTCGGAGAAATAGAAGGTAATTCGTTTGAGGGAGGTTAAGTCCAATGCGGCATTGACCTTGGTGAACTCTGATAAACGAAGCATGACCGTTTGGAATACCGCCTCCCGGGGATGCTTGTATTTGCCGCCGGAGAGCCGCATCTCTATCCAAGGATGGATGGTGAAAGCCACGTCTTCAGGCGGAGTAATCGCCAAATAGTCGGTCAGCGATATTCGAGCCGCAGCTCCATTTGTGCTCTGCAACTCGACTTCAGCCTGCAAAGCTAATGAAGCTCCAGGATCGCTTAGCTCGAAGGAGCGGTTGGATAATGAAAAGGAGAGGATTTGCGGTTTTTTCATTGACTCTCGTAAGAAGGAGTTCTCCCATTCTAATGAATAGGAGGCGCGATTACTCCCGTCCGCTGGCCACTCCAAGGTTACAACCCGGGTTCCTTTGTTCGTTTGCTTGCGATTTTTGGCTTCTTCCTCCGTCCAGGTTAAATTCGTAGCCCTGGCTGAACCGCCATTAGGAAGTGTCACCCGGTTCGAATCCTCATCAAAGCTGGCTATTTTGTTGAAATCCGCACTTTCAAACCGACTGAAATATTCAGTATCCTCCGGTAGCCAGTGAAGAGCTGATCTATAATCTTGGAATAAGGGCATATAGCTTGCATTCCCGTGAAGTGTGGCTTCCAAGAAGGCAGAAATATAAATTTTGGCGATTTCCCGCTGCTTCCGCGGATCAAGGATTTCTTGCTGACTTAAGAATATTCCCTTCGGATAGCTGATATCCCGAAAGCCCCATTCCGTGTTGAATTGACTGTGATTGGCATCGGTAATATAAATAGAAGATTTGAAATGAGAAGACGGCTTTGTAAATGATGTTCGAATATACTGCCGATCTCCATCGAAATCTGTTACATCCGCATCTCTTGCCCCCTGTATAGCCAAATAACTAACGTCTTTGATTCGTGCTAGGCCTCCATCTACCTTTTTGTCCGTTGGGGAGATAGCGATGACGGCTTGAATGTTGTAATGATTGAGGTCTCCTATCGATTCATCTCCACTGAACCAACGATCGGCATCTTTCGTCATCGCTACCGCTTGACCGCCCCTGGAATGTCCGATTAAACCGATTTGCTGGAAATCTACTTTATTATAGAAAGGGGTATTCGGATCACTAGCAAATTCATCGACCTGCTGAAGATGCTTTAATAGAATCCAGGCTCGAACCTTCATATCATTATTCGGTATACCTGTCCAAACGGAGTAATTTAGAAAGTTCTCATCCACTGATACGACGATAAAGCCCCGGCTGGCCAGCAGTTCCCCTAAGTAGCCATACCCTTCATCTGAGAAATCCTCCATGAGGTGGTTTCCATGGACGACAAGCACTAGCGGGAAAGGACCCTCTCCTTCAGGCATCCAGACTCTGCCGTTCAGGGGCAGTGAGCTCTGATCAAACCCCCAATAGCGGGTGCGAAATGCAGGCCATTTCTCGATATATGGGGAGGCATCCACCGAATTTGAAATCAGATCGGCTTGATTGCCGTATTCTGCTCTCCAATTATCGC comes from the Paenibacillus lentus genome and includes:
- a CDS encoding GbsR/MarR family transcriptional regulator, yielding MGLDQLTPEQQADVMRVRKRVIEAIGRNMDLYGISLSTGHLYGLLFFANKPMTLDEMGLEMKMSKTSMSTGVRTLLDLKMVNKVWEKGSRKDLYEVEYDWYQTFTDYFAIKWRKAVESNILILRRSIEEMNKWLATETEGAITAVLQEDCRKMGEAVKYYKWLDRLIDAMESGEIYQLVPKE
- a CDS encoding chlorophyllase/cutinase-like alpha/beta fold protein — encoded protein: MELQQLQNEFMPVKPRLRTRLKQRIRHAYGCDTAFWRMAIVGPWGAAMFVFALAALGMPTGLGALTDILIFISIGTKGLFIATHLVAVLLALIGLRIPGLYAGAVLYTFSITFFIFWQDHDAAISAVTAGILTLAGIITGLGAGLLRSRLNSRLRLFIAATVGLLCVSAAVWPSESPASHSTWINGIAPIQSDHPAEPGDYDYIQFSYGSGSDNWRAEYGNQADLISNSVDASPYIEKWPAFRTRYWGFDQSSLPLNGRVWMPEGEGPFPLVLVVHGNHLMEDFSDEGYGYLGELLASRGFIVVSVDENFLNYSVWTGIPNNDMKVRAWILLKHLQQVDEFASDPNTPFYNKVDFQQIGLIGHSRGGQAVAMTKDADRWFSGDESIGDLNHYNIQAVIAISPTDKKVDGGLARIKDVSYLAIQGARDADVTDFDGDRQYIRTSFTKPSSHFKSSIYITDANHSQFNTEWGFRDISYPKGIFLSQQEILDPRKQREIAKIYISAFLEATLHGNASYMPLFQDYRSALHWLPEDTEYFSRFESADFNKIASFDEDSNRVTLPNGGSARATNLTWTEEEAKNRKQTNKGTRVVTLEWPADGSNRASYSLEWENSFLRESMKKPQILSFSLSNRSFELSDPGASLALQAEVELQSTNGAAARISLTDYLAITPPEDVAFTIHPWIEMRLSGGKYKHPREAVFQTVMLRLSEFTKVNAALDLTSLKRITFYFSEKPGKIMLDDIGVY